The Engraulis encrasicolus isolate BLACKSEA-1 chromosome 4, IST_EnEncr_1.0, whole genome shotgun sequence genome includes a window with the following:
- the LOC134447367 gene encoding ADP-ribosylation factor-like protein 6-interacting protein 4, whose product MVSCRMLCPAILCAVLQTRVEVNPKWAQSHHRRVKEALKLKATAMEGAAATATSAAAAQQARPSDSSTSSSSTSSSSDSEPERKRKKRNKRDRKKREKKKRKDKHRQTEGENLRTLAPYCGARLQYHRGRASATWRRKKIDLWHFRDKKRAEVSHPVAGEEKRTGESYPNCGQACASRSHPDQ is encoded by the exons atgg tgtcctgcaggatgctgtgtcctgcaatcctgtgtgctgtgctacagacgcgtgtggaggtcaacccaaaatgggcacagtctcaccacagaagagtgaaagagg CTTTAAAACTTAAGGCCACCGCTATGGAGGGAGCGGCTGCAACCGCCACCAGCGCAGCAGCTGCCCAACAAGCTCGACCCTCCGattcctccacctccagctcctccacctcctcttcaagTGACTCGgagccagagaggaagagaaagaagaggaacaagagagacaggaaaaagagagagaagaagaagaggaaggacaagcacagacagacagaaggagagaacttGCGAACACTTGCACCCTATTGCGGAGCTCGCCTTCAG TATCACCGCGGAAGGGCCTCTGCTACATGGCGAAGAAAAAAAATAGATCTTTGGCATTTTAGGGATAAGAAACGAGCGGAGGTGTCCCATCCTGTggctggtgaggagaagaggacggGAGAATCTTATCCCAATTGTGGTCAAGCATGTGCGTCCAGGAGCCACCCTGATCAGTGA